The sequence CCTTTTACAGGATGTGGGAGGGGGCAGCTGGGCTGAGGTGAGAAGGGTCTTGGGGGTTAATGTTGTGGAGGAAGATTAGAACTGTattgggggtggagggtgtgtgACTGTGATACCGCTGGCCTCTGCCCACAGCTTGGCCGAACTGAGCGAGTACGGAATTGCTCGAGCCCTGAGTTCTCCAAGACTCTGCAGCTTGAGTACCACTTTGAAACAGTCCAGAAGCTCCGATTTGGCATTTACGACATAGACAACAAGACACCTGCGCTGGGGGATGATGATTTCCTAGGAGGGGCTGAGTGTTCCCTAGGACAGGTATGTGGGGCTAGGGATTAAAATACTTTAGACACATGTTCAGTAAGAGCCCTAACAGCCTAGACTGTCTGGAACCTGAAGGTGGGGGTAAGCAAGACCTAACCCTGCCTGAGATTTTACTCCCCCATCCACTCTGCTCTGCCCCAGATTGTGTCCAGCCAGACAATAACTCTACCGTTGATGCTGAAGCCTGGAAAACCTGCTGGGCGGGGGACCATCACGGTAAGAAAGAACTCTGAGGGGAGGAGGGTTATATCAGTGAGGAATTCATGAAGGATACAgtctcctgcctccccttcctaGGTATCTGCTCTGGAGATGAAGGATAGTCGTATAGTAACCATGGAGGTGGAGGCCAGAAACCTAGATAAGAAGGTGTGTCTGGAAAGAAGCCCTGGAGGGTCAAGAATTAAGGGGCAGGAATGGTGtttggggggcgggagggggttTAAGAATTACGGGGGTGGGACTGGGGACTGGCAAAATGGTTGTCTCTCCCTGAGTCTTACACTGGGGTCTCTGTGTCATTGACAGGACTTCCTGGGGAAATCGGATCCGTTCTTGGAGTTCTTCCGTCAGGGTGATGGGAAATGGCACCTGGCATACAGATCTGAGGTGTGATACCCCTGGGATTGGGTGAAGAGGGATAGGAGAGACTCTCCTGGGGCTTGTGATTACCAAGGTTTGGAACAGGGAGAAATAGACCGCGTATGGATAGAGAAGAGTGACAGCTCCCCATATGCCAGCCCAGAGCTCACTAGAGACCTTACCCTTAATCTTCAGGTAATCAAGAACAACTTGAACCCTACATGGAAGCGCTTTTCTGTTCCCCTTCAGCATTTCTGTGGGGGAGATCTCAACACACCCATCCAGGTGAGTTTGCCTCCTGAATGTACCTGGGGAGGGATTTATTCtcacctgcccccatccctggtctctgtatacacatacacaccttcCCTCACCCCACCTTCCTCACGCACAGGTGCGATGCTCAGACTATGACAGTGATGGTTCACATGATCTTATTGGTACCTTCTACACCAGCTTGGCCCAGCTGCAAGCAGTCCCGGTGAGTGCCAGTCCTGCTCAGGAGTGCGGAGGTGGGCTTTAAAGGACTGCagccccagggagagagagagaaagggagggagggcagaccAGTTCCAGCTGATGCTCTGGGAGTTTCCTGccctaattttttctttcctcaccaGGCTGAGTTTGAATGTATCCACCCTGAgaaacagcagaaaaagaaaagctacaagAACTCTGGGACTGTTTGTGTCAAGATTTGCCAGGTGAGGCAATAGCCCATGGGACCCAGGCTCTGACCCCTTTGCTCCATGgcccccaccccttcaccccAGCCATGATCCTGGTTTCATCTGCAGGTAGAAACACAGTATTCATTCCTGGATTATGTGATGGGAGGCTGTCAAATCAACTTCACTGTAAGTTGCTTTATCAGGAATAAGAGAACAGATCTGGGTCTCAGAGTGGCCTTCagctcccctcctttcctcctcctaggTGGGCATTGATTTCACGGGCTCCAATGGAGATCCTTCCTCCCCAGACTCCCTGCACTACCTGAGTCCAACAGGGGTCAACGAGTACCTGACAGCGCTGTGGAGTGTGGGCAGCGTGATTCAGGACTATGACTCGTGAGTAACTTTCTTTTGCCCATCCCTCAGCCTCTGGACTCACagtcccctctctgtctcttctcaaCTCACTGTCTTCCCACAGGGACAAGCTATTCCCAGCATTTGGATTTGGGGCCCAGGTACCCCCTGATTGGCAGGtgagcactctttccttccccaactcCTATTTTCAGTGTCAGGGTCCTGATTTGGGGGGATGTGGTTGACTTGTTGTGTGGCACCCAGCTTTATGTGGAGATGCAGGGATGTATCCCTACAGACACATGTACAACGAATGTTCAGGACTACATAGCTCCCCCACAATGCTTGCTGTATACCACAGTGTCATTTTTCTTTGCACATTGATGGTCATTGGAAAAGAACCTCCTTTTGATTCTTGCCCTCAGGTCTCCCATGAATTTGCCTTGAACTTCAACCCCAGTAACCCCTACTGCACAGGTAAGTTCCTTCAAACACCACTGTAAGGCAGATCTGTCTACACCTAGAAGGCCCAGCCCATGCAGACAAGGGATTGTGGGGGTAATGGGGTAGATAACCTGATTCTGTTGTCCAGagaagtagattttattttttcaaagatagattcattcattcattcattcattcattcattcatttgacagcataagtaggcaaagtggcaggcagacgcaggagaaggaagtaggctcccagctCATCAGGGCTTGATCAcggggccccaagatcatgacctgagctgaaggcagccacttaacctactgagccacccaggcatccccagaggaGGGGATTTTGGAGCTAGGTCTTAAGACTCAAATCTACGTCTCAGGTCTTTATCTTGCCTCTTTCTAAAACCATGTGAGTTGGGGCCAATTTGCTTTGGCTTCATAAAAGTGATACATA comes from Neovison vison isolate M4711 chromosome 8, ASM_NN_V1, whole genome shotgun sequence and encodes:
- the LOC122916118 gene encoding copine-1 isoform X4, with translation MAHCVTLVQLSISCDHLIDKDIGSKSDPLCVLLQDVGGGSWAELGRTERVRNCSSPEFSKTLQLEYHFETVQKLRFGIYDIDNKTPALGDDDFLGGAECSLGQIVSSQTITLPLMLKPGKPAGRGTITVSALEMKDSRIVTMEVEARNLDKKDFLGKSDPFLEFFRQGDGKWHLAYRSEVIKNNLNPTWKRFSVPLQHFCGGDLNTPIQVRCSDYDSDGSHDLIGTFYTSLAQLQAVPAEFECIHPEKQQKKKSYKNSGTVCVKICQVETQYSFLDYVMGGCQINFTVGIDFTGSNGDPSSPDSLHYLSPTGVNEYLTALWSVGSVIQDYDSDKLFPAFGFGAQVPPDWQVSHEFALNFNPSNPYCTGIQGIVDAYRQALPQVRLYGPTNFAPIINHVARLATQAAHQRTASQYFVLLLLTDGAVTDVEATREAVVHASHLPMSVIIVGVGGADFEAMEQLDADGGPLRARSGEAAARDIVQFVPYRRFQNAPRETLAQTVLAEVPTQLVSYFKAQGWAPFKPLPPPAKSPAHAPQA
- the LOC122916118 gene encoding copine-1 isoform X3 translates to MKMMHMAHCVTLVQLSISCDHLIDKDIGSKSDPLCVLLQDVGGGSWAELGRTERVRNCSSPEFSKTLQLEYHFETVQKLRFGIYDIDNKTPALGDDDFLGGAECSLGQIVSSQTITLPLMLKPGKPAGRGTITVSALEMKDSRIVTMEVEARNLDKKDFLGKSDPFLEFFRQGDGKWHLAYRSEVIKNNLNPTWKRFSVPLQHFCGGDLNTPIQVRCSDYDSDGSHDLIGTFYTSLAQLQAVPAEFECIHPEKQQKKKSYKNSGTVCVKICQVETQYSFLDYVMGGCQINFTVGIDFTGSNGDPSSPDSLHYLSPTGVNEYLTALWSVGSVIQDYDSDKLFPAFGFGAQVPPDWQVSHEFALNFNPSNPYCTGIQGIVDAYRQALPQVRLYGPTNFAPIINHVARLATQAAHQRTASQYFVLLLLTDGAVTDVEATREAVVHASHLPMSVIIVGVGGADFEAMEQLDADGGPLRARSGEAAARDIVQFVPYRRFQNAPRETLAQTVLAEVPTQLVSYFKAQGWAPFKPLPPPAKSPAHAPQA